Proteins found in one Chaetodon auriga isolate fChaAug3 chromosome 12, fChaAug3.hap1, whole genome shotgun sequence genomic segment:
- the samd7 gene encoding sterile alpha motif domain-containing protein 7 gives MTPREQLRKMTALGEQGALDEKHWYRLVNGMSAGELRQRQELIMRNQMAMAPQILAQGQQRLQGVPAQFEPRFMERELVPPTEMVPSDARQMHMGPHLGPPLPPHANVLPGRAFPGAAGYGFLPSEPMETVARRQELIHKQNIARMEMNAILHQKELENAHQKGLMGIDNPMSYPSNPMAFRGRQRLPDGHDVFVHRPTLDELHSNSILMSASPYPPINTLHRERGRRAGRRPTAHKSTESHVANLKGQAEDKSVEQSPGATSGEEKEVEAKGDMGEECATSKTIHQAKIDSELATGSRKNYKEGEPGLRKACVNSQDGCADAANSGTNDKDISSQCSAFQEKFMYPSAGGALTGMPYMFPVPGNGFLPPGPPNLFLNGDEVSEDIRKWTVNDVYNFINSIPTCSEYAQTFKDHMIDGETLPLLSEEHLLDTLGLKLGPALKIRSQVSRRLGNMLYMMNLPLSTATLQATPEKPGDRSPEVCSPVNCNSEEMMASPRDPDVLKSTEHLHETENNSPPSASSETA, from the exons ATGACCCCACGGGAGCAGCTGAGGAAGATGACAGCATTGGGAGAACAGGGGGCTTTGGATGAGAAGCACTGGTACCGTCTGGTCAACGGCATGTCAGCTGGAG agctgaggCAGAGGCAAGAGTTGATAATGAGGAACCAGATGGCCATGGCTCCGCAGATCCTCGCCCAGGGGCAGCAGAGGTTACAGGGGGTCCCAGCACAGTTCGAACCTCGCTTCATGGAGAG GGAGCTGGTTCCCCCCACCGAGATGGTACCGTCCGATGCCAGGCAGATGCACATGGGACCTCACCTGGGTCCACCTCTACCTCCGCATGCCAACGTCCTGCCTGGGCGAGCTTTCCCCGGAGCGG cTGGCTATGGCTTCTTGCCCTCGGAGCCCATGGAAACAGTTGCCCGGCGACAGGAGCTCATTCACAAGCAAAATATAGCCAG AATGGAGATGAACGCCATCCTGCAtcagaaggagctggagaacgCCCACCAGAAGGGGCTCATGGGAATTGATAATCCCATGTCATACCCCTCCAACCCCATGGCTTTCCGGGGCCGCCAGCGCCTGCCAGACGGCCACGATGTCTTCGTCCATCGTCCCACCCTGGATGAACTGCACTCCAACAGCATACTCATGTCAGCCAGCCCTTACCCACCAATCAACACgctgcacagagagagggggCGCAGGGCTGGACGGAGGCCCACCGCTCACAAGAGCACTGAGAGCCATGTGGCCAACCTGAAGGGCCAGGCCGAAGACAAAAGTGTAGAGCAGAGCCCGGGAGCCACATcaggggaggagaaagaggtggaggcGAAGGGGGACATGGGCGAGGAATGTGCCACCAGCAAGACGATTCACCAAGCAAAGATAGACTCTGAGCTCgccacaggaagcaggaagaacTACAAAGAGGGCGAGCCAGGCCTGCGTAAAGCCTGCGTGAACAGTCAAGACGGGTGCGCAGATGCGGCCAACAGCGGCACCAATGATAAAGACATATCCAGCCAATGCTCAGCTTTCCAGGAGAAATTCATGTATCCGTCCGCTGGTGGAGCGCTCACAGGCATGCCTTACATGTTCCCAGTCCCTGGAAATGGTTTCCTTCCACCTG gtccACCCAATCTCTTCCTAAATGGAGATGAGGTGTCCGAGGACATCAGGAAGTGGACGGTGAATGACGTTTACAACTTCATCAACAGCATACCCACATGTTCAGAATATGCTCAG ACCTTCAAGGACCACATGATTGATGGGGAGACACTGCCCCTCCTGTCAGAAGAGCATCTACTGGACACACTGGGGCTCAAGCTGGGACCAGCTCTGAAGATCCGCTCACAG GTGTCCAGGCGCCTGGGCAACATGTTGTACATGATGAACCTGCCGCTCTCCACCGCCACCCTGCAGGCCACTCCTGAGAAGCCTGGGGACCGCTCACCAGAGGTCTGCTCCCCCGTTAACTGCAACAGTGAGGAGATGATGGCGAGTCCAAGGGACCCCGATGTCCTCAAATCTACAGAGCATCTTCAcgagacagaaaacaactccCCTCCATCTGCCAGCAGTGAGACGGCCTGA
- the sec62 gene encoding translocation protein SEC62, with product MRVRNLSQTRTSDELSWRIMAERRRQKKRIQVVSEPTKEEKAVAKYLRFNCPTKSTNMMGHRVDYFIASKAVDCLLDSKWAKAKKGEEALFTTRESVLDYCNRLLKKQFFHRALKVMKKKPEKDTKKEKEKEKEKEEKKEKEKVKGDSSKEEEKKGKKEKEKKKESEAAEAKKEKSDDSPGTPKKKKEVKKKFKLEPHEDQLFLDGNEVYVWIYDPVHFKTFAMGLILVIAVIAATLFPLWPAEMRVGVYYLSVAAGCFVASILLLAVARCILFLIIWLVTGGRHHFWFLPNLTADVGFIDSFRPLYTHEYKGPRASNKKGSDKTDEKDGSSSAKAQKSDSDEKSDSEKKDGYEEEEEEEDESKEAAEESKDAEGEGTDRHSDTDSDRREDEGSQHSNGNDFEMITREELEQHTEEEEEEEEEEDDEETQERKEGVGSDTKPQTAET from the exons ATGCGTGTGCGCAACCTCTCGCAGACGCGCACGTCGGACGAGCTGAGTTGGAGGATCATGGCGGAGCGCAGGAGGCAAAAGAAACGGATCCAG GTGGTGAGCGAGCCcacaaaggaggagaaggcGGTGGCCAAGTACCTCCGATTCAACTGCCCCACCAAGTCCACGAACATGATGGGCCACCGAGTCGACTACTTTATCG CCTCCAAGGCGGTGGACTGTCTGCTGGACTCCAAGTGGGCCAAGGcgaagaaaggagaggaggcgCTGTTCACCACCAGGGAGTCTGTGCTGGATTACTGCAACAG actcCTAAAGAAGCAGTTCTTCCACCGGGCTCTcaaagtgatgaagaaaaagCCTGAGAAAGACAccaagaaggagaaggagaaggagaaagagaaggaggagaagaaagagaaagagaaagtcaAGGGCgacagcagcaaagaggaggagaaaaaagggaaaaaggagaaggagaagaagaaagaatcTGAGGCCGCTGAAGCCAAGAAAGAGAAGAGC GATGACAGTCCTGGAACccccaagaagaagaaagaggtgaagaagaagttTAAACTGGAGCCTCATGAGGATCAGCTGTTCCTCGACGGGAATGAG GTGTACGTGTGGATTTACGATCCTGTCCATTTCAAGACGTTTGCCATGGGACTGATACTCG TCATTGCAGTGATAGCAGCCACCCTGTTCCCACTGTGGCCAGCAGAAATGCGTGTGGGAGTTTACTATCTAAGTGTTGCAGCAGGCTGCTTTGTGGCCAGTATATTGCTTCTTGCTGTTG CACGCTGCATCCTCTTCCTGATCATCTGGCTGGTGACCGGCGGGCGCCACCACTTCTGGTTCCTCCCCAACCTGACAGCAGACGTCGGTTTCATCGACTCGTTCAGGCCGCTCTACACCCACGAGTACAAAGGACCTCGAGCCAGCAACAAGAAGGGCTCGGACAAGACAGACGAGAAGGACGGCAGCTCCTCCGCCAAGGCCCAGAAGTCCGACAGCGACGAGAAGTCCGACAGCGAGAAGAAGGACGGctacgaggaggaggaggaggaagaggatgagagcAAAGAGGCGGCGGAGGAGAGTAAAGACGCGGAGGGGGAGGGGACGGACCGccactcagacacagacagcgaCCGCCGGGAGGACGAAGGCTCACAGCACAGCAACGGAAACGACTTTGAGATGATCACcagggaggagctggagcagcacacagaggaggaagaggaggaagaggaggaggaggacgacgaggaGACgcaagagaggaaagaaggggTTGGGAGTGACACTAAACCCCAGACTGCTGAAACATAA
- the nadkb gene encoding NAD kinase b yields the protein MESSETSPLSGPLAVPDRDMARPSAPSGQLSESARPSKHREHPSKSPRRRRKGTRSQQRGVGHEQLLREIERRRLPGQHEHLETSGSASDTAESSPKRRAHFLHGPYPATHFGPKACILPNPTSVMHIQDPASQRLTWNKPPVNVLVIRKIRDESLVEPFKELCRFLVEEKQMMVYVERRVADDATLSKDEAFGSIRNQLCTFREGFDDISDCIDLIICLGGDGTLLYASSLFQGSVPPVMAFHLGSLGFLTPFKFESYKTEVAKVFEGNAAITLRSRLKVKVVKDMLQRAGQQPYSRETQQQEHNGLLPHGHTNSEAGKVTLQLQVLNEVVVDRGPSSYLSNVDLYLDGRLITSVQGDGVIVSTPTGSTAYAAAAGASMIHPNVPAIMVTPICPHSLSFRPIVVPAGVELMITLSPDARNTAWVSFDGRKRQEIQHGDCIKITTSCYPVPSICCHDLVYDWFESLAQCLHWNVRKRQARLADVSDSSDTEN from the exons ATGGAGAGTTCAGAGACAAGTCCATTATCGGGGCCCCTGGCAGTGCCAGACAGAGACATGGCGCGACCCTCGGCCCCCTCGGGTCAACTGTCAGAGTCAGCCAGGCCCTCCAAGCACAGGGAGCACCCGTCCAAGTCACCAAGGAGACGGCGAAAGGGGACGAGGTCGCAGCAACGGGGGGTTGGTCACGAACAGCTGCTGCGGGAGATCGAGCGGCGGAGGTTGCCAGGCCAACACGAGCACTTGGAGACCTCTGGCTCGGCGAGCGACACAGCGGAAAGCTCTCCTAAGAG GAGAGCCCACTTTCTACATGGACCTTATCCAGCCACTCACTTCGGACCCAAAGCCTGTATTCTTCCAAACCCAACTTCAGTCAT GCACATCCAGGATCCAGCCAGCCAGCGGCTCACCTGGAATAAACCTCCCGTCAACGTGCTTGTcatcaggaagatcagagaTGAGAGCCTCGTCGAGCCTTTCAAAGAGCTCTGCAGGTTTCTAGTGGAG gAGAAGCAGATGATGGTGTACGTGGAGCGCAGGGTAGCAGATGATGCTACGCTGTCAAAGGATGAAGCATTCGGCTCCATCCGCAATCAGCTGTGCACCTTCAGAGAGG GTTTTGATGATATTTCTGATTGCATTGACCTGATCATCTGTCTGGGTGGAGATGGGACTCTGCTCTacgcctcctctctcttccag GGCAGCGTCCCTCCAGTCATGGCATTTCACCTCGGTTCTCTGGGTTTTCTGACGCCCTTCAAGTTTGAGTCATACAAGACCGAAGTGGCCAAAGTGTTTGAAG GAAACGCAGCCATCACTCTGCGCAGCCGTCTCAAGGTCAAGGTGGTGAAGGACATGCTTCAGAGAGCAGGTCAGCAGCCGTACAGCCGAGAGACgcagcagcaggaacacaaCGGTCTCCTTCCTCACGGACACACCAACAGCGAGGCCGGCAAGGTCACGCTGCAGCTACAG GTGCTGAATGAGGTGGTGGTGGACCGAGGCCCCTCCTCCTACCTGTCCAATGTGGACTTGTACCTGGATGGGCGACTGATCACCTCAGTGCAGGGAGACG gtGTGATTGTGTCCACACCTACAGGCAGCACAGCGTATGCAGCCGCAGCCGGCGCCTCCATGATCCACCCCAACGTGCCCGCCATCATGGTCACCCCCATCTGCCCACACTCGCTCTCCTTCAGGCCCATTGTCGTCCCCGCTGGGGTGGAGCTCATG ATCACCCTGTCCCCTGACGCCAGGAACACGGCCTGGGTGTCGTTTGAtggcaggaagagacaggagatCCAACATGGAGACTG TATCAAGATTACTACATCTTGTTACCCAGTGCCCTCCATCTGTTGCCACGACCTGGTGTATGACTGGTTTGAGAGCCTGGCTCAGTGTTTGCACTGGAACGTGCGCAAGAGGCAGGCGCGACTGGCGGACGTCTCGGACTCGtcagacacagaaaactga